Below is a window of Penaeus monodon isolate SGIC_2016 chromosome 26, NSTDA_Pmon_1, whole genome shotgun sequence DNA.
TGAAGAGGAGACTCTGTCAGAGCTACAGCAGCTGGATCCTGCTGTTGCCCTCCAGAGTGATGCTCAGCAAAGCCGAGAAGCAAGCTCCCCTAAGAGTGAAGATGGCAGTGAAGCTAAGTCAGCTGAAAGTGAAAAATTTGAGAATGCAGAGGCTCTTGTCCAGTATGTGAGAAGCTCAAGcttagagaaagagagcaaagaggaTGAAGACTATAGAACTGTGTCATCAGCCCTAGGGACACTCTTATCCACTACAGCAGGCCCACTTCTGCCTGACAACTCTGCCATGCAGTACCAGCCCTTGGTGACCAAGATGTGGGAGAGCCCTGTGGATGATAAGTGCTTTGTAGACATGTCATCTCTCAGAAGGAAGAAGAACCCCTTTTCTCGTAATGTTgttaaagggttaaaaagggggagtAAACTGTTGTACTATCCtccaaaaggagagaaaaaatcttCAGCAGGTATGAAAAGCCCtagtaaagataaagaaagaaatactgtGCCAAAAGTAGAGGACCTTAGCAATGGGAAAATTGAGATCAGGCTCAATGACAGTGATTTGCAGGAGGGAAAAGACTTAAACTTTTGTCCCACACCGACATTGGGAAATCCCAGTAAAAAAGTTTTGGAAGCCTCATAAACGGACACGAAAAACCAACAGGGAAGGAAACAATTCATGCTCTCTTAAGAACTAAAAACCAAataacagaggggaaaaaaggggaaaagatggctGGCAAACAGATCCATCCTTGAGTTTGAGTGATGATGAAATGaccaacagaaaagagaaaggacaTTTAGTAAAGATGAACTCCTTTGATAAGAATGATGGAACAGATGAAATCTCAttggaaataaacagaaaactggATGTGCTCAGAaggctttaaaaaataaacatcaaaaaacCCTTTCGGGTTTCACGTAGGAAACGGTTGCATCCCGAAACCCCCCCGGAGATGCCCCTCAGCACAGCACACCTGTTGATATGACGATGGGGCCCCGGTACCGGGAAatctcacccccccaaaaaaagctggGCTTTGGGTGGGAGAACCCTGACCTTTCGCCCATTTATGAAGAGAGTGAAGACCTAGCATCATCCATTGCCAAGCTGAGGTAGTTCTGAGATTTGTATTTTTAGAAATAAggtaatttattattcttttcctctttcttattcttaggGGAAAATAATCCCTTTTAaccttaaatataattatattaatataatatatatattaatatatatataatatatatataaatttctttttacggtaggttctgtctgaccccttggtcacacatgatacttaatgtattttcattttggaTGCTCTTGGGGTGGGACGTGgaggtccccattttccttccacttttagatagatagatagataaaagataatagtaataaaaataatataaaatatttattataattaaaaatataaatttatttattttttatttatttatatttattcatataaaccatactatctgtctatttactctctcttcttcccctctcttctctcccctccctcttttctcctcctctctctcttccccccctcctttttctctccccttttctcccccttctcttctctctttatataattatatatataaaatttatatatatataataattttatatatattatatatatgcatacacatacatacataataaaacataccataataaatacatacatataacctaCATATATCTCATaccttaaaaatacatacaatatcacacatacatacatcatatatcatactaaaaattttactacaattactacaatttacatactataatattatatatatataatatatattaattttttctaatttttgtatatatattgtataatatttatataattgatatatatatgttattatattatatatttgtattttatttattaaatttaaaatgtatatataaaattttattatattattataatgtattttttattttaatatgtattttgtattttgtaatttatatattaatatttttattataaattttttttattattatatattttgttgtggttgtgtgtatattatatatatatattttaaaattataaaattttgttattatatatattaaaatattattttattttatatatatataaaattttataatattttatatatattattatattatattaatatataattattatatatatgtattggtattattatatattattttatatataattataaaaatttttttataatttattatatataatatatatttaaaaatataattctataataaaattatatatataaatattatatatatataaaatatatataataattatattattaataatatatatatatataatatatatatatatatattttaaataattttaaaaatgttatatataaaaccatacatcgtatattaaacacaccacaaaccacacacaaaaacaacaacacacaccacacaacacacaccacacacacaacacacaccacacacacacacacacacacaccacccacacccacacaccccccgcacaacactgccacacacacactcactctccctctcacacacacacacacacacacccgcacacaacaccaacaacacacaccacaacacacacaaacacacaccacacacacaccccctcacacaacacacacacacacacacacacacaacactgccacacacacaccacctgcacacacaccacacaacacacacacacacccaccccacacacacacacacacaccNNNNNNNNNNNNNNNNNNNNNNNNNNNNNNNNNNNNNNNNNNNNNNNNNNNNNNNNNNNNNNNNNNNNNNNNNNNNNNNNNNNNNNNNNNNNNNNNNNNNATataatagtgtgcgtgtgtgtgtgtgtgcgtgtgtggtgtgtgtgtgcgttgtgtgtgtgtggtgtgtgtgtgtgtgtgtgtgtgtgtgtgtgtgtggtgtgttgtgtgtgtgtgtggtgtgtgtgtgtgtgtgtgtgtgtgtgtgtgtgtgtggtgtgtggtgtgtgtgggtgtgtgtgtgtgtgtgtgtgtgtgtttgtgtatatatatatatatatatatatatatatatatataatatatacatataatatatatatatatatatatatatatatatatatatatatatatatatatatatatatatataatctataattatatgatatattatagaagttataaaagagcaaaaaaggaaaTCGGATAAGCACACAACTAGAAAAGaaggtatataaataaaacagcgAACAGGAAAACGCGTGAAACTGCCGAAAGCCTTTTCACTTGTCTTCTTCTTCAGGGTTTGAAGGTGCACTAAAGTATAAAAAAGAGGTCCTTCACACACAATAAGAGGCATCATGACAATAAACGTAGTAGAAGAAAGCCGGAGAAATGAGATTGAATAGTCTTTGAGCATtcaaatgtgtttatgtatattcgaATTCCCTCTCTGGCATCTTTTTCCCGCCACACACGTTTAtcctttatttactcatttttttattcacggttttactgttacttttttatttatattcatttttctttttacttttttaatcttacgtttttatttttacttcttcatttaatattttttttacttttacttttttcacttttacttttttttttactttttacttgtttacttttttacttttactttccttacgttttctctttaactttttacttttttttacttttacttctacttcttttttacatttcctcttttaattctattaaaaaaaaatatatatatataccactcacCACGAAGAGAATGTAAAACGGCACCCAGCAGATCAGgaaaataatgacgatgttgAGGAGTGTATAGAGGCCACTCCGCATGAGTTGGATGGCAGACGGGGACGGGACGGAAAGGAGGTGCGGGGAAAGAGTGGCGAGACGAGGCGGAGGAGAGGTGCGGCGTGGGGAGGGaacaggtggagggggggggaggaggagggaggaggaggggaagggggaggggggaatggggaagaggggaggagaggaggagtagggaagatggaggagggagggaagggaaggggaggaggagggaggaggggagggagggaagagggagggggaggaggaggagtgggaggttaggggggagaggagggaggagaggaaggagaggaagggggagggtgaaagggaaaggggagggtgagaaggaagggagaggaggagaaacggagggggagggagggaaggaggagaaagggaggtggagggaggggggaagagggaggaagggaaagaggaagaaggaagaagaggatggtgggaggaggggaagaagggaaggaaggaaggagggaagtagagggTTATTAGTGGgagttattgctaccattattttttgcttattatcattagtttataaCCCAAGTTACTTTTATTACCAGTATCTTTATCGTTGctcttataatatttatcattatcactatatgtaaaattattattatcaatattctttatcACCTCtgactatcatcgttatcattatcattatcactgttatcattaccattctcattaGTACAAtctctatcaccatcaccataacttGTAtcattacgtacatacataaatgattACATATCaggatttttcaataatactcgTATCGCCGATATCAACATAGATGCATTGCAAACAACTGAAAGTAAATAATTCCTTTAAATTTACACCAATGCTCCTTTATACGAATCGCATCTATAGGATTCGATCCCAAGTGCGAAATTTAGGCAAAGGATTCTTACCGTAGGAACCTCCTTCTTTCCAGCGTCCCTGATGGAGGCCGCCCTCTTTTTCACGACGTGTAGGATCTTCATGTAGGCGCCCACCATAATGAGCAGAGGTAAGTAGAACCCAGCGTACCTACATACACGACCTAGGGAGATGTCAGGGGTCAGAGAGCGTGTCGggttatatgtgtatgcattggTGGTATGgctgtgttaatgtgtgtgtacgGTGAGCATATACACGTTAAGGATTTATGTGAAGTCATATAGTTTCGGAGGACTAATGTGGACATACGTATTCGAAGGTATCTATCTCGTGGAGTAGATAcgtacacacaaaacgcacacacgttCATACTCTGGCTtactttatttctgtctgtctgtctgtctgtctgtctgtctgtctgtctgtctgtctgtctgtctgtctgtctgcctgtctgcctgtctgtctatctgtctatctatctatctatctatctgtctgtctatctatctatctatctatctgtctgtctgtctgcttctctctctctctctctctctctctctctctctctctctctctctcacacacacacacacacacacacacacacacacacacacacacacacacgcacacgcacacacacacacacacagacacacacacacacacaccacacacacacacacacacacacacacacacacacacgcacacacgcacacacacacacacacacacactcacgcatacacacacacgaaacctcACCAGATTTTTGTTGAGCACAGTGTCCCAAAGACAGACCCCGTCGTCATAATGGTGAAGTACGCGGTCGTAAATGAAGGCAGGGAACCAGAGAACAGACACGTATAACCATGTTGCGATAATGATCAGCATGGATTTCTTGCCGCTGTTGTTGTTTCGGTAATGCAGAGACCAGGTAACGCTCCACAGGCGGTCCACACTGGCGGGGCGAGAGAAATAGAAGACGGAGGTTGATGGTGGGCGGAGTCAGAAATGGTGGGGACGTGGAAGGAATAATGCATGGAAGGGAAAcgatagatagagacaaatagaagggggtgagggagagatggaaggaggaaggaaggaaggaaggggcggaaggagatagagagggaggaggaagggaaagaggaaggaagggatgcagggagggagggaggaagggaaagaggaaggaagggagggagggaagagagagagagagagagagagagagagagagagagagagagagagagagagagagagagagagagagagagagagagagagaaacagttttTAGAAAGTGATACAGTtcaattatcttatattattttcaccTAAACTAATCTTTGAAGAACGACTCTTTGAATGTTTTGCCAAAATTGTTAGTGCCCAATTCAATTTACATGCAGTAACATGTGAACCATATCATACAGCAATTTATAGATACCATACGATAAAAGCTAATGCTTTGAGGTTATAGGTAGCATTTTTATATCAGCATGTGACTATCCAACTCAAATTAGGGGTTTTCGCCCGTAGATTTATGTGCGGAGTAAAGTTAGTCCTATATTTTTTGTTAGTGAATATTCAGTGTCCATCTACTGTTTTTAATTCCATAGAAAATACCGAATGAAACTGATATAAATCAACGGACTCGAGAGAATCCCTTTGAAACAGTACTGGACCAGACCTGATTGCAGCCAAGGTCATGACTGACTCGAAGGTCATGACGTAATCACTCCAAATCCAGTAGTTGCAGAGGAATGAACCGAAGGGAAAGTAATCGTAAAGGTTGTAGATCATGAAGAGTGACATGACAGACAAACCGACATTCATGTCCGTGAAAGCCAGGTTGACGATGTAATAATTGAAGGGAGTCTGGAGTTTCTTCTCCATTTTGACGGAGAGAATCACCATCAGATTTCCAAGCACGGTCTCAACCATGATGACGAACTGGATGATGAAAAGGGTGATCCTCGAGGCCGTCCAGTTGATTCCGCCCAGTCCAGCCGATTCTTCTTCCAGGGTCGTGGCGTTGCTGTAGTTGGAATTTGTCTCTGAGAGCAGAATGTCGCTAATATTCTGGAAAATGTCACCGTCATCCACTTCTGTTTCCGGGAGAGAGCCTTCCTCCAAGCCGCTGGAGATTTCTGTGTGGCTAACCGGCTGCTGGGTCTTCAGACTGATGCTCTGAGAGACGGGTTTGAAGGTCTGGAACACCTGCTGTTCTTCCAGGACTCCCAGGCCGTGTGTCTCAGGTACGGAGTTCTGAAAAGTCTGGTGGACTTGCGAAAGGGCAGAGTTTTTGCTGAGTCCTGAGGGTTTGGAAGCGGTCTGATGTGTGTGAGCCTCTACTATGACGACGTCCAAGGAGTGAGGAAGGGCCGTTCTCACTTGCTGACTCTCCGCTGACGTCCCCCACACGGGAGGTTCGTCGACGTCGGGTCTCCCTATGACCTGAGGCTGCGAAACGACTTTTTCCGGTTCTCCGCGATTGGGTTGAGGCGCACCATTGAGCTTAGTGCTTAGCGTGTCATCCGGAGTTAGACTCAGCGTCTCGGGATATTCTGATCCAGTGTCTGCGGTCTGTGATGTTCTGCTTTCCGGGATCGAACTACCTTGGGTGATAAGCAAGGGGTCATGCCCGTGTTTACTGGGCGTTGATGGTTCGTTGACGATGCGAAGCGGCACAGAGTTGTCTTCGGCGGTTTCGACCACTTCTGTTGTAGTATTTGCAACGCTGGTTTCAGGTGCGGATGTTGCGTCGGATTGGGCGGACGTTGCTGCAAAGTTTTCGTTCACAGATGAAGCCATTAATTGGGTTAAATTAGAAAGAGGCATCTGAGTGATCAGCAGATCATTTGATAAAtctaaatagtttttattttcgatATC
It encodes the following:
- the LOC119589730 gene encoding uncharacterized protein LOC119589730, which gives rise to MSLLDLAFDAPNITQEYTGGGTGLPPPDEALLHLNMSREAEARDIPSFFHNRNSLLWSLLMSATMVTLEPGTVSENDTLPFSTTSVPGDPPGETVSASVGPVDDGVTPNAGTTLNSFPWKTTADLDPGGTMGDGTATEKSKAEDMSLIVTSQLLQVSGDDRAAATSPTLDVPDLDATTVPVTENTFQGSRQPAPSEESKNSEADVGSPPRNQATSEDGLQESLIDAPPNEASNGSQVDIENKNYLDLSNDLLITQMPLSNLTQLMASSVNENFAATSAQSDATSAPETSVANTTTEVVETAEDNSVPLRIVNEPSTPSKHGHDPLLITQGSSIPESRTSQTADTGSEYPETLSLTPDDTLSTKLNGAPQPNRGEPEKVVSQPQVIGRPDVDEPPVWGTSAESQQVRTALPHSLDVVIVEAHTHQTASKPSGLSKNSALSQVHQTFQNSVPETHGLGVLEEQQVFQTFKPVSQSISLKTQQPVSHTEISSGLEEGSLPETEVDDGDIFQNISDILLSETNSNYSNATTLEEESAGLGGINWTASRITLFIIQFVIMVETVLGNLMVILSVKMEKKLQTPFNYYIVNLAFTDMNVGLSVMSLFMIYNLYDYFPFGSFLCNYWIWSDYVMTFESVMTLAAISVDRLWSVTWSLHYRNNNSGKKSMLIIIATWLYVSVLWFPAFIYDRVLHHYDDGVCLWDTVLNKNLVVYVGTLGSTYLCSLWWAPT